The DNA region CGCCGATTTGACCATATCCAAAAATTTCTCCTTTGAGACTTCCGTTATCAGTTGTTCTCTTTCCTCTTTATTCCGTATATCGCCTAGACCGGATTCGGCCTGCTTGGCTGTGGTAACTTGCGTCGACAGAATAGCgttgaaaagcttgacAACGCCCTTTCGAGCGATCTTTCTCAGTGCGGCTTCCTTCTCAAGAATATTTCTGATCTCTTCACCGGAGAGCTCGTCACTAACCGTTGGGATTATTTCACGTTTTCTGGCCTTgttcaactgcttcttcttctccacGAGCAACGCTCTCTTAGCCCGCTGTTCTAGCTTATCCGCTTCATTTTTTCTCAGCACCTTCTTATTCCTCGCCATGATTGGGTCCTTCCTGTCATAAGCCTTCAGATGAGATGACAAGATCGCGTTCACTGCACTGGAGAAGTCTGCCGAGCCATCGTCATGTTTGCTCCtcttggctttcttcttcaagggAAActcgtcatcatcttcgCTTTCCTCAGCcgatttttcgtcttcttcatcttcatcctcagcaTCTGCCTCAAGGCTATGGACCTCATCGCTCTCTATCGATTCATTCTCAGCAGCCTCAATTTCTACTATTTTTTCCTGCTCTGAAAGATGATCCTCAGCTTTCGTACTCGATTTCGTCATCTAGAATCCCCCAACGTTGATCAGAACACCTTATAGCGTGTCAATTCGACCGATCAATTGTCCTTCCTAACCGCATTTTATTAGCTTTTTAGCTCATCGGTGAAATTTTTATTGAGCGTTCTGAAGCCGGGTAACGATACAAGCGCCTAGGAAGCTCCAAATCAAAACAAACACCGAGATGACCTATTTGGCTTGAAACATGACTGAGGAACGTTGTATAAATATCTTTCTAGGCTCTATTAAAGAGTGTGTTGAGTTCTTTGGTTGACCGTAGACTTTGCTAAGGCTTTAGGTATTTGCTTGCCGCTCGAATAGTGATGGAGGTGGTCCCCACGACTCCTACGAAAGTGGGAAGCCAATTGAGCTCGATTCCGTCGCCGAAAGTTGAATCACGGTCGCCTAGACAATATAAGAGACGAAATACTACCACACCTTTACCACAGTGGCAGCGTGATTCCCTCACACCTTTGACTTTGCCCAGCAGAGATGGCAGATCTCATCTGACCTCATTCTATAAGGAAAATATAAGGGAACTGAACCAGCTGCAGGACATCATgttccagaagaaagcacTTTTGGATACACTCACTGACGAGCTCAACGAGTGCAGGAGCAAGTATGAGGATGTAGAGTTCAAATGGGAAACTTTGCGTGAAGagaaaatgctgaaatGCCAACAGATAAATCTGAAGTCGAATGAGTTGACGAAGTTGAAAGAGGAGCAGGAATCCAAGAGGAAGTTTATGAAGGATGGCCATGAGCTGCACATGCAGCAACTGAAAGCGAAGAACGATGCTGATTTGAACAGGACGGCCAACGAATACCGCTCGAA from Torulaspora globosa chromosome 3, complete sequence includes:
- the RRP15 gene encoding rRNA-processing protein RRP15 (ancestral locus Anc_3.480) — encoded protein: MTKSSTKAEDHLSEQEKIVEIEAAENESIESDEVHSLEADAEDEDEEDEKSAEESEDDDEFPLKKKAKRSKHDDGSADFSSAVNAILSSHLKAYDRKDPIMARNKKVLRKNEADKLEQRAKRALLVEKKKQLNKARKREIIPTVSDELSGEEIRNILEKEAALRKIARKGVVKLFNAILSTQVTTAKQAESGLGDIRNKEEREQLITEVSKEKFLDMVKSAAEEV